The following are encoded together in the Phaseolus vulgaris cultivar G19833 chromosome 9, P. vulgaris v2.0, whole genome shotgun sequence genome:
- the LOC137821175 gene encoding basic leucine zipper 9-like has translation MTTTESDLDNDFPNLDELRYLNLAGTDVFAAFQNLLPDAITSFSTCGLTDPFSSQNLTPKHSTITATIDSRSSICGTATVGSPVSANKPEGWKNDMKGATSGSSEPSDEDGPCEQSTNAVELKRLRRKVSNRNSARRSRRRKQAQLADLESQVEKLKVENATLYKQFNDASQHFREADTNNRVLKSDVEALRAKVKLAEDMVTRGSFTTLNNQLLPTQCQMSTPPPLNTTNLRRMAHVSPTITVHGNDGAYNGATVCGQNSDLGNLDMSFNDMNNVNGVMSDGMSCGSIWPPY, from the exons ATGACGACGACGGAGTCCGATCTCGATAATGACTTTCCTAATCTCGATGAGCTCCGGTATCTGAACCTCGCCGGAACCGATGTCTTCGCCGCGTTCCAAAACCTATTACCG GATGCTATCACTTCATTTTCAACTTGTGGACTAACAGACCCTTTTTCTTCACAAAACCTAACTCCCAAGCATTCTACCATCACTGCTACAATTGATTCCCGGTCTTCCATTTGTGGGACTGCTACTG TTGGTAGTCCAGTGTCAGCTAATAAACCAGAGGGCTGGAAGAATGATATGAAAGGAGCCACAAGTGGCTCTTCTGAGCCATCTGATGAAGATGGTCCTTGTGAACAGAGCACAAATGCAGTTGAATTGAAACGTCTTAGAAG gAAGGTTTCTAATCGCAATTCTGCCAGAAggtcaagaagaagaaaacaagcGCAGTTGGCTGACTTAGAGTCGCAG GTTGAAAAACTGAAAGTGGAAAACGCAACCCTATACAAGCAGTTCAATGATGCTAGTCAACATTTTCGTGAGGCTGACACGAACAACCGGGTGCTGAAATCAGACGTAGAAGCTTTGAGAGCTAAG GTGAAGTTAGCAGAGGACATGGTGACTAGAGGCTCTTTCACTACGTTAAACAATCAGCTTCTTCCTACACAGTGTCAAATGAGCACACCCCCGCCACTGAACACTACTAATCTGCGCCGCATGGCGCATGTTTCGCCAACCATCACTGTGCATGGAAATGACGGCGCATACAATGGCGCCACAGTTTGTGGACAGAATTCAGACCTTGGAAACTTGGACATGAGTTTCAACGACATGAACAATGTGAACGGAGTTATGAGCGATGGCATGAGTTGTGGGAGTATTTGGCCACCTTATTAG